A genome region from Tenrec ecaudatus isolate mTenEca1 chromosome 13, mTenEca1.hap1, whole genome shotgun sequence includes the following:
- the LOC142424377 gene encoding small ribosomal subunit protein RACK1-like has product MTEQMTLRGTLKGHNGWVTQIATTPQFPDMSLSASRDKTIIMWKLTRDETNYGIPQRALRGHSHFVSDVVISSDGQFALSGSWDGTLRLWDLTTGTTTCRHVGHTKDVLSAAFSSDNRQIVSGSRDQNIKLWNTLGVCKYTVQDESHSEWVSCVRFSPKSSNPIIVSCGWDKLVKVWNLANCKLKTNHIGHTGYLNTVTVSPDGSLCASGGKHGQALLWDLHEGKHFYTLDGGDIINALCFSPNRYWLCAATGPSIKIWDLEGKIIVDELKQEVISTSSKAEPPQCTSLAWSADGQTLCRLHR; this is encoded by the coding sequence ATGACCGAGCAAATGACCCTTCGTGGCACCCTCAAGGGCCACAACGGCTGGGTAACGCAGATCGCTACCACGCCACAGTTCCCCGACATGAGTCTGTCTGCCTCACGAGATAAGACCATCATCATGTGGAAGCTCACGAGGGATGAGACCAACTATGGCATTCCCCAACGTGCTCTGCGTGGTCACTCTCACTTTGTGAGCGACGTGGTCATCTCTTCTGATGGCCAGTTTGCGCTCTCAGGCTCCTGGGATGGAACACTACGTCTCTGGGATCTTACAACGGGCACCACCACATGCCGCCATGTTGGCCATACCAAGGACGTGCTGAGTGCGGCCTTCTCCTCTGACAACCGGCAGATTGTCTCTGGCTCCCGAGATCAGAACATCAAGCTGTGGAATACTCTGGGAGTTTGCAAGTACACCGTACAGGACGAGAGCCACTCTGAATGGGTGTCCTGTGTGCGCTTTTCGCCGAAGAGCAGCAACCCCATCATCGTCTCGTGTGGCTGGGACAAGTTGGTCAAGGTGTGGAACTTGGCTAATTGCAAACTGAAAACGAACCACATCGGCCACACAGGCTACCTGAACACTGTGACGGTCTCTCCGGATGGATCCCTCTGTGCTTCTGGAGGCAAGCATGGCCAGGCCTTGCTGTGGGATCTCCATGAAGGCAAGCACTTTTATACCCTCGATGGAGGAGACATTATCAACGCCCTGTGCTTCAGTCCCAACCGCTACTGGCTCTGTGCTGCCACTGGCCCCAGCATCAAGATCTGGGACTTGGAGGGCAAGATCATTGTTGATGAGCTGAAGCAAGAAGTGATCAGCACCAGCAGCAAGGCCGAACCGCCCCAGTGCACCTCTCTGGCCTGGTCTGCTGATGGCCAGACCCTTTGCAGGTTACACAGATAA